In the genome of Nicoliella spurrieriana, the window AACACTAAGGGTGTCATCGTTATAATATAGCTTAATGTCATTTTTCTTAAATCCTGGTAATTCTGAATCCACTTCATAGTTATCATCATTTTCAACGACATCAGTCTTCATTTGATTACCTGACACAGAAGATAAGAAGCTCTTTCCGAAGTTACCAAAGAAAGCATCCATTGGATCGAAACTAGAATCAACATTTCTTAAATCATTAGCCATAATCATAAGACTCCTTTTGTCATTAAATTGAATTTGTAATCACGTTAACCTTGATTACATTATCTATGATAGTCCGAATATTTCAGAATTC includes:
- a CDS encoding Hsp20/alpha crystallin family protein codes for the protein MANDLRNVDSSFDPMDAFFGNFGKSFLSSVSGNQMKTDVVENDDNYEVDSELPGFKKNDIKLYYNDDTLSVRAVHDLTKEDNDKQGNILRRERSSSNISRSFYIPNIDDTKISASYDGGILKITLPKQTKEQQKNTRIEIQ